The proteins below are encoded in one region of Planctopirus limnophila DSM 3776:
- a CDS encoding lipopolysaccharide biosynthesis protein — translation MPLNSVRQLLQVKPESLIAFLNHCLGYTLQLAMFGLFAIKLSPNEYGVFVICLAWSLIMARLAALGIDFTMTRFIAKYDSTKSNATSAALISWGYRRILFASIILSILTLTLGGLWNLQFEGKYTLEIAFTALLIPVNTCINVLFAELRGKAEVLLSTFGLNCVRPLIALLSLFVISGNNSSTISEAFASYLLGSLSSLALLTIGCANTRKEKSHHIAHLVNENKNEWWKASWPLLITGLAQLALRQSDVIILGMVATAEEVAYYSLAAKIAGICIFGVPIIDSIVAAKFTGLYETGVHQPQQSLVTKAARINLLITIFAAIVAVSTSLLITSTEPRFDARMVLLTSIISFGWVLVASIGTGNILFAMSGKEGVLLRITFIFGLATIISNFISGSLLGSSGMAVSVSAITVFYALYSRKMIFTHLDLNVDPFSFALVGPTADKIKHNDDRSSLTGKAA, via the coding sequence ATGCCATTGAATTCTGTCAGGCAACTCCTCCAAGTAAAACCAGAATCCCTCATTGCATTCCTAAATCACTGCTTGGGCTACACGCTTCAATTAGCCATGTTTGGCCTATTCGCAATCAAACTGAGCCCAAACGAATATGGTGTATTTGTAATCTGCTTAGCGTGGTCTCTAATAATGGCTCGGCTCGCTGCCCTTGGTATTGACTTCACAATGACAAGGTTTATAGCCAAATATGATTCAACAAAAAGTAACGCCACCTCTGCAGCCCTGATAAGCTGGGGGTATCGCCGTATACTATTTGCGTCGATAATCCTTTCCATTCTAACTTTAACACTTGGAGGACTCTGGAACCTACAATTCGAAGGAAAGTACACCCTTGAAATCGCATTCACGGCTCTCCTCATACCAGTAAACACTTGCATAAACGTTCTGTTTGCAGAACTAAGAGGCAAGGCCGAAGTTTTACTCTCAACATTTGGTTTAAACTGCGTAAGGCCGCTAATCGCACTGCTATCCTTATTTGTCATCAGCGGCAACAACAGCTCAACAATATCGGAAGCGTTTGCAAGCTACCTGCTAGGATCACTCTCGTCATTGGCACTGCTTACCATTGGATGCGCAAATACACGAAAAGAGAAATCACACCACATTGCTCATCTAGTGAATGAGAATAAAAATGAATGGTGGAAAGCCAGTTGGCCATTACTGATCACAGGCCTTGCACAATTAGCACTAAGACAGTCAGACGTCATCATCCTTGGCATGGTAGCCACCGCTGAGGAAGTCGCATATTACAGTCTCGCTGCCAAAATTGCTGGGATATGCATTTTTGGCGTTCCAATCATCGATAGCATAGTAGCAGCCAAATTCACCGGACTTTACGAGACTGGAGTTCACCAACCGCAGCAATCATTAGTTACAAAAGCAGCACGAATCAACTTACTTATCACCATCTTTGCTGCCATTGTAGCTGTCAGCACGTCACTCCTGATTACTTCAACAGAACCTCGATTCGATGCAAGAATGGTCCTACTAACCTCGATAATCTCATTCGGATGGGTACTTGTAGCATCCATCGGAACTGGAAACATTTTGTTCGCAATGAGCGGAAAAGAGGGAGTATTACTCAGAATAACCTTCATCTTCGGCTTAGCAACCATCATATCGAACTTCATCTCCGGTAGTTTGCTGGGATCATCTGGAATGGCTGTCAGTGTTTCGGCAATCACTGTTTTTTATGCATTATACTCCCGAAAAATGATCTTCACCCACCTTGATCTAAATGTGGATCCATTTTCCTTCGCTCTCGTGGGGCCAACAGCAGACAAGATCAAACACAACGACGATCGATCGTCACTTACAGGTAAGGCGGCCTAA
- a CDS encoding aminotransferase class V-fold PLP-dependent enzyme codes for MPRLYCDNAATSFPKAPGVAEAMLKYLTECGAPAGRGAYRSALEAQSIIDQCRLKVGRFFNAPPDRFVFTLNCTDSLNLAIRGLLKPGDHVVTTLLEHNSVLRPLAWLQQTLGITQTLLTPNQQGWIEPADLRAALRPHTRLVITTHASNVTGVIQPIDDLGTICREAGVIYLVDAAQTAGILPLDMSSQPVDILAMAGHKGLKGPLGTGLLYIRAGLDEEISPWRLGGTGLASEDLAPPTAGPARFEAGNQNLPGIAGLSAALDWLAGQSLKEIQEREQFSRLGWQIALSTFPGIRLILPESSSVNILSVTAEGFSPHDLAVIFEQEYGMEARPGLHCAPLCHQWLGTLPTGGTLRVSGECVPRDDEHLKFHNLSR; via the coding sequence ATGCCCCGACTTTACTGCGACAACGCCGCCACCAGCTTCCCCAAAGCCCCCGGTGTCGCCGAAGCCATGCTCAAGTACCTCACCGAATGCGGAGCTCCCGCCGGCCGAGGCGCCTACCGCTCTGCTCTCGAAGCCCAATCGATTATCGATCAGTGCCGCCTCAAAGTCGGTCGGTTCTTCAATGCCCCTCCCGATCGCTTCGTCTTCACCCTCAACTGCACCGATAGTCTCAATCTCGCCATTCGCGGCTTGCTCAAGCCCGGCGACCACGTCGTCACCACTCTGCTCGAGCACAATTCCGTCCTCCGCCCCCTCGCCTGGCTCCAACAAACCCTCGGCATCACCCAGACCCTGCTCACTCCTAACCAGCAAGGCTGGATTGAACCTGCCGATCTCCGCGCTGCACTCAGGCCCCATACCCGGCTCGTCATCACCACCCACGCCAGCAACGTCACCGGCGTCATTCAGCCCATCGACGACCTGGGCACAATCTGCCGGGAAGCGGGCGTTATCTATCTTGTGGATGCCGCGCAAACCGCCGGGATTCTCCCGCTGGATATGTCCTCCCAGCCTGTGGATATCCTTGCCATGGCGGGGCACAAAGGCTTGAAGGGCCCTCTGGGAACCGGCCTGCTTTACATTCGAGCGGGCCTCGATGAAGAAATTTCCCCCTGGCGATTGGGCGGCACAGGCCTCGCCAGCGAAGATCTCGCCCCACCCACCGCCGGGCCCGCCAGGTTCGAGGCCGGCAATCAGAATCTTCCCGGCATCGCCGGACTTTCCGCCGCCCTGGATTGGTTAGCCGGGCAATCATTGAAGGAAATTCAAGAGCGCGAGCAATTTTCACGCTTAGGCTGGCAAATTGCTCTTTCCACATTTCCGGGAATTCGGCTAATTTTGCCAGAGAGTTCCAGCGTGAACATTTTGAGCGTGACGGCGGAAGGATTCTCGCCGCACGATTTAGCAGTCATTTTTGAACAGGAATACGGCATGGAAGCCCGCCCCGGCCTACACTGCGCCCCCCTCTGCCACCAATGGCTAGGCACCCTCCCCACCGGCGGCACACTACGCGTGAGTGGTGAGTGCGTTCCTCGTGATGATGAACATCTGAAGTTCCACAATTTAAGCCGATGA
- a CDS encoding DUF3299 domain-containing protein codes for MNMSAVNSAVIDPGSDTVEVAGQISPLDRPGEVDCPGEALPVERLDEKRVATTRVSSLGLELPQGGYSEEEFSYRPVPVLVSISAGLVILGLSSFLTEWMLVLPLLGMFAALMALRKIRNSEGAYSGAGACKAMMVCASLIIAGAGSLHAMAYITEVPEGYQRVSFASDISAHGMKVVEGKVELPDAVQKLQNQPIFIKGYMYPSKQTAGITKFLLCKDSGDCCFGGAPKPTDMILISVPKEKAVDFSPGLKAVAGTFTLANGAEADGQSPVYQLNADQFYSPARTAY; via the coding sequence ATGAATATGAGTGCCGTGAACTCTGCAGTGATTGACCCAGGCTCCGACACCGTCGAAGTGGCTGGCCAAATTTCCCCATTGGATCGCCCCGGAGAGGTGGATTGCCCCGGAGAAGCGCTGCCTGTTGAAAGGTTGGACGAGAAAAGGGTTGCGACAACTCGTGTGAGTTCATTGGGCCTCGAATTGCCTCAAGGTGGCTATTCAGAAGAAGAGTTTTCTTACCGCCCCGTTCCAGTGCTCGTTTCGATCTCCGCAGGCCTGGTGATTCTGGGTCTTTCGTCGTTTTTGACAGAATGGATGCTGGTTTTGCCCTTGCTGGGGATGTTTGCAGCCCTGATGGCGCTACGGAAGATTCGCAACTCCGAAGGAGCCTATTCTGGTGCCGGAGCCTGCAAAGCGATGATGGTCTGTGCGTCGCTGATCATCGCGGGGGCTGGCTCGCTGCATGCGATGGCCTACATTACGGAAGTCCCCGAAGGGTATCAGCGGGTGAGCTTTGCTTCGGATATCAGCGCTCACGGCATGAAGGTGGTTGAAGGGAAGGTGGAGCTTCCCGATGCTGTTCAGAAACTGCAGAACCAACCGATCTTCATCAAAGGCTACATGTACCCTTCCAAGCAGACGGCTGGGATTACCAAGTTTTTACTCTGCAAAGACAGTGGGGATTGCTGTTTTGGTGGAGCACCCAAGCCAACGGATATGATTCTCATCAGTGTTCCCAAAGAGAAAGCTGTGGATTTTTCTCCCGGACTCAAAGCGGTGGCTGGAACATTTACATTGGCAAATGGAGCCGAAGCTGACGGGCAGTCACCGGTTTATCAGTTGAATGCCGATCAGTTTTACAGTCCTGCCCGTACGGCTTATTGA
- a CDS encoding HD domain-containing protein — MATTGTCGSESPQQVMESIVNLFAQHGDSNYGKEAVTQREHALQAAHFARSFNAPESVVVAALLHDVGHLLHDLPEDAPDHGVDDMHETLAFQWMEPRFIEAVTQPACLHVQAKRYLAAAEPGYFAQLSAPSVQSLALQGGPMSADEVAEFEKHPFFKEATLLRRCDEAAKVPELQVAPLAEYLPAIERCLKPQAC, encoded by the coding sequence ATGGCGACCACGGGAACATGCGGCAGCGAATCGCCTCAACAGGTGATGGAATCCATCGTGAATCTCTTTGCTCAGCATGGCGATTCCAATTATGGCAAAGAGGCCGTTACTCAGCGTGAGCATGCCCTGCAAGCTGCTCACTTCGCCAGAAGCTTCAATGCTCCCGAGTCTGTGGTCGTTGCGGCTTTGCTGCACGATGTCGGCCATCTCCTGCACGATCTTCCCGAAGATGCACCAGATCATGGTGTCGACGATATGCATGAAACGTTGGCTTTTCAGTGGATGGAACCCCGCTTCATTGAAGCGGTTACTCAACCCGCCTGCCTGCATGTCCAGGCGAAAAGATACCTGGCTGCAGCAGAACCCGGTTACTTTGCACAGTTAAGTGCTCCATCGGTGCAAAGCCTTGCCTTGCAAGGTGGCCCGATGTCTGCCGACGAAGTGGCTGAGTTTGAAAAACATCCTTTTTTCAAAGAAGCCACACTTCTACGCCGTTGCGACGAAGCAGCCAAGGTGCCCGAACTGCAAGTTGCTCCCTTAGCCGAATACCTCCCTGCCATCGAACGCTGTCTCAAGCCCCAGGCTTGCTGA
- the gap gene encoding type I glyceraldehyde-3-phosphate dehydrogenase, translating to MAPVKVGINGFGRIGRVAFRAMAARPEEFEIVAVNDLGKPDSLAMLLKYDSVHGRFPGTVEVDGDSIVVNGKKVKVVAERDPRQLPWKAMGVEIALESTGFFTARAKDGKPGYDSHLEAGARKVILSAPAKDTPDLTVVVGVNDNQLTPEHKCISNASCTTNCLAPVAKVLHENFGIVKGLMTTCHAYTNDQRLADQLHDNIHRSRAAAVNIIPTSTGAAKAVGEVLPELNGKLTGISLRVPVPCGSITDLVAELGKDVTVDEVNAAVKAAAEGPLKGILQYNTDPIVSSDVIGNAHSSIFDAPWTMVLQKRMIKILSWYDNEFGYSNRTADLIAKVAKL from the coding sequence GTGGCCCCGGTGAAGGTTGGCATCAACGGTTTTGGACGTATTGGGCGTGTCGCATTTCGTGCAATGGCAGCCCGCCCGGAAGAATTTGAAATTGTCGCCGTCAACGACCTGGGTAAGCCTGATTCTCTCGCTATGCTCCTGAAGTACGACAGCGTTCATGGCCGATTCCCTGGAACTGTGGAAGTCGATGGCGACTCAATCGTCGTCAACGGCAAGAAGGTCAAAGTGGTCGCTGAACGCGATCCCCGCCAGCTTCCCTGGAAGGCAATGGGCGTCGAGATCGCTCTCGAGTCGACTGGTTTCTTCACTGCTCGTGCGAAGGATGGAAAGCCTGGTTACGACAGCCATCTGGAAGCTGGTGCCCGCAAGGTCATTCTTTCTGCACCTGCCAAGGATACACCTGACCTGACCGTCGTGGTGGGCGTCAACGACAATCAGCTCACTCCCGAGCACAAGTGCATCTCGAATGCCAGTTGCACCACCAACTGCCTGGCTCCCGTGGCGAAGGTGCTGCACGAAAACTTTGGCATCGTCAAGGGTTTGATGACCACTTGCCACGCCTACACCAACGACCAGCGTCTCGCTGACCAGTTGCACGATAACATTCATCGCTCACGAGCTGCCGCCGTGAATATTATCCCCACATCGACCGGTGCCGCTAAGGCCGTCGGTGAAGTTCTGCCAGAACTCAATGGCAAGCTGACCGGGATTTCGCTGCGAGTCCCTGTGCCTTGCGGCAGCATTACCGACCTGGTCGCCGAACTTGGCAAGGACGTGACTGTTGATGAAGTGAATGCTGCTGTGAAAGCTGCTGCCGAAGGCCCGCTGAAGGGAATTCTGCAGTACAACACCGATCCCATCGTTTCGAGCGATGTGATTGGTAATGCTCACAGCTCGATTTTCGACGCTCCCTGGACCATGGTTCTCCAGAAGCGGATGATCAAGATTCTGAGCTGGTACGACAACGAGTTTGGCTATTCCAACCGGACAGCCGACCTCATTGCCAAGGTTGCCAAGCTCTAA
- the rpe gene encoding ribulose-phosphate 3-epimerase — MVPNPSRLDAALGSQIPVIAPSMLKVDFADLATEVSRLEEAHAHLLHWDVMDGNFVPNLSYGAMLIASVRKRTSLFFDAHLMIAHPEKYVDEYLAAGCDAITVHIEAAPEPAEILQRIRAGGAHAGLAINPHTPLSHLEPWLDQCDLVLVMSVQPGFGGQKFMPEVLDKVRALRSRLAPHVRLSIDGGIGTTTIAAASAAGARLFVAGSAIFDVSDYAIAMRQLEQLASSSLEC, encoded by the coding sequence ATGGTTCCGAATCCTTCTCGACTTGATGCGGCATTGGGTAGCCAGATCCCTGTGATCGCTCCGTCAATGCTCAAAGTCGATTTTGCAGATCTCGCGACAGAAGTCAGTCGGTTGGAAGAGGCCCATGCACATCTGCTGCACTGGGATGTGATGGACGGGAACTTTGTTCCCAATCTGTCGTATGGAGCCATGCTGATTGCCAGTGTCCGCAAGAGAACGTCCTTGTTCTTTGACGCACACCTGATGATTGCTCATCCGGAAAAGTATGTGGATGAGTACTTAGCCGCCGGATGTGACGCCATCACAGTTCATATTGAAGCGGCACCAGAGCCTGCCGAGATTCTCCAGAGAATTCGTGCAGGGGGTGCGCATGCTGGTCTGGCGATTAACCCGCATACACCACTTTCGCACCTCGAGCCATGGCTTGATCAATGCGATCTGGTTCTGGTGATGAGTGTGCAGCCCGGGTTTGGCGGTCAGAAATTTATGCCCGAGGTGCTTGATAAAGTTCGCGCTTTGCGAAGCCGGCTCGCACCACATGTCCGGCTTTCGATTGATGGCGGGATAGGAACGACGACGATTGCTGCAGCATCAGCTGCGGGGGCACGCCTGTTTGTTGCAGGAAGTGCAATTTTTGATGTCAGCGATTATGCCATTGCCATGAGGCAACTGGAGCAGTTGGCATCTTCTTCTTTGGAGTGTTGA
- a CDS encoding histidine phosphatase family protein, which translates to MSRCSHVVLVQPGATELCSQMRVVGGLDVSLSPRGIEQVAATGTFLHELVTKDLAVGAIYSSDSGPAFEAAQILATQLGFPIVATPLLANQSLGLWEGLQRSEIERKYGRRFCSKGAFLDVESPPEGEAGDDVRQRVATILKKATRRYLGLIIMADDPLIRYVREFLSPAETMILEAPEKGNSSSQTAPELQKSTSSLGESGHELSTVKVAEVDHCHCELLTICNTIPAPRMASRWSIFSGWMGQSSVANSNSVTAVTAVTESQTI; encoded by the coding sequence ATGTCTCGCTGTTCACACGTTGTTCTGGTGCAACCAGGGGCAACGGAATTGTGTTCACAAATGCGTGTTGTTGGTGGGCTCGATGTTTCGCTTTCTCCCCGAGGGATTGAGCAAGTCGCTGCGACGGGAACTTTTCTTCACGAACTGGTCACCAAAGATCTGGCTGTCGGGGCGATTTACTCGTCAGACTCCGGGCCCGCTTTCGAAGCTGCCCAGATCCTGGCCACTCAATTGGGTTTTCCAATTGTTGCTACACCTTTGCTGGCCAATCAGTCGCTGGGATTGTGGGAAGGCCTGCAGAGGTCAGAAATCGAGCGGAAGTATGGACGCCGATTCTGTTCGAAAGGTGCCTTTCTGGATGTGGAATCGCCTCCCGAAGGAGAAGCTGGCGATGATGTGCGCCAGCGTGTCGCCACGATCTTGAAAAAGGCCACCAGACGGTATCTGGGATTGATCATTATGGCCGATGATCCGCTGATTCGCTATGTGCGGGAGTTTCTGTCGCCAGCCGAAACGATGATTCTGGAAGCTCCTGAGAAGGGAAATTCATCGTCTCAGACTGCTCCCGAATTGCAGAAATCTACCAGTTCCCTGGGCGAATCTGGCCATGAGCTGTCGACAGTTAAAGTGGCAGAAGTTGATCATTGCCACTGCGAATTATTAACAATCTGCAACACGATCCCGGCACCACGGATGGCCAGTCGCTGGTCAATTTTCAGTGGCTGGATGGGGCAGTCATCTGTTGCCAATTCCAACTCAGTGACAGCAGTGACAGCA